One window of the Runella slithyformis DSM 19594 genome contains the following:
- the fbaA gene encoding class II fructose-bisphosphate aldolase has translation MSEIITRFKSGVVTGEGVSEIFRHANENDYALPAVNVVGTNSINAVLETAKKVNSPVIIQFSNGGGIFYAGKSLSNANQQAAIAGSISGAMHVHQMAELYGVPVILHTDHCAKKLLPWIDGLLDAGEKYFDQYGKPLYSSHMLDLSEEPLEENIEICAKYFERMAKIGMTLEIELGVTGGEEDGVDNSDVDSSKLYTQPAEVAYAYEELSKISDRFTIAAAFGNVHGVYKPGNVKLQPIILKNSQDYIQEKYNTGPLPVNFVFHGGSGSTREEIREAIQYGAIKMNIDTDMQWSTWEGLLKYYKDKEGYLQTQLGNPEGPDSPNKKYYDPRVWLRKGEESMVQRLTLAFEDLNCINRLA, from the coding sequence ATGAGCGAAATCATAACCCGCTTTAAATCAGGAGTAGTAACAGGCGAAGGCGTCAGTGAAATTTTCCGGCACGCCAACGAGAACGACTACGCCCTTCCGGCTGTCAATGTGGTAGGAACCAATTCTATCAATGCAGTATTGGAAACGGCCAAAAAAGTCAACTCTCCCGTGATCATTCAGTTCTCCAACGGAGGCGGAATCTTTTACGCCGGCAAAAGCCTTTCCAACGCCAATCAGCAGGCCGCCATTGCAGGTTCAATTTCCGGAGCCATGCACGTACATCAAATGGCCGAACTGTACGGCGTTCCCGTCATTTTGCATACCGACCACTGCGCCAAAAAACTATTGCCCTGGATCGACGGTCTGCTGGATGCGGGCGAAAAGTATTTTGACCAATACGGCAAGCCTCTCTATAGCTCACACATGCTGGACCTTTCGGAAGAGCCGCTTGAAGAAAATATTGAGATCTGCGCCAAGTATTTTGAGCGTATGGCCAAAATAGGCATGACCCTCGAAATTGAATTGGGCGTAACCGGCGGGGAAGAAGACGGGGTAGATAACTCTGACGTAGACAGCTCCAAACTCTACACTCAGCCGGCTGAGGTAGCCTATGCTTACGAAGAATTGAGCAAGATTTCCGATCGTTTTACGATTGCGGCCGCTTTTGGTAATGTACATGGTGTGTACAAACCCGGTAACGTGAAATTGCAGCCCATCATCCTGAAAAACTCGCAGGACTATATTCAGGAAAAATACAACACGGGTCCGCTTCCGGTCAACTTCGTATTTCACGGAGGCTCGGGCAGCACCCGCGAAGAGATTCGCGAGGCCATCCAATACGGTGCCATCAAAATGAACATTGATACCGACATGCAGTGGTCAACCTGGGAAGGTCTCCTGAAATACTACAAAGACAAAGAAGGATACCTCCAAACACAGCTTGGCAACCCTGAAGGGCCGGACTCTCCCAATAAAAAATATTACGACCCGCGCGTATGGCTTCGCAAGGGCGAAGAAAGCATGGTGCAGCGCCTCACGCTTGCCTTCGAAGACCTGAATTGCATCAATCGATTAGCATAA
- a CDS encoding DUF3244 domain-containing protein, with the protein MKTIITSLVCALSLSTTVAFAHPTDEKLKDNRSVPAFESSTYVSADANLRVAIKKNTAERVYITLRSSEGVVLFSETIGKKEMAYAAKINVKDLNDGAYQLEITSGKDHVVKKLNLTSQQVETQRVVTVL; encoded by the coding sequence ATGAAAACTATCATCACATCCCTTGTTTGCGCTTTGTCGCTTAGTACAACGGTAGCTTTTGCTCACCCAACTGACGAAAAGTTAAAAGACAATCGCTCCGTGCCGGCCTTTGAATCGAGCACGTACGTTTCTGCGGATGCCAACCTGCGCGTGGCCATTAAAAAAAATACCGCTGAGCGTGTGTACATTACCCTGCGCAGCTCCGAAGGAGTGGTGCTTTTCAGCGAAACCATCGGTAAGAAAGAGATGGCGTATGCCGCCAAGATCAACGTAAAAGACCTGAACGATGGTGCCTATCAATTAGAAATCACTTCGGGCAAAGACCACGTGGTGAAAAAATTGAATCTGACTTCGCAGCAAGTGGAAACCCAACGCGTAGTGACCGTTCTGTAA
- the mnmA gene encoding tRNA 2-thiouridine(34) synthase MnmA, which produces MSKHGRILVAMSGGIDSSLASVLLHEQGYEVIGMTMKTWDYAGSGGSKKETGCCSLDSINDARTIAVELGFPHYILDIRTEFGDYVIDHFTGEYLEGRTPNPCVLCNTHIKWDALLRRADRLDCEFIATGHYANVRQENERFIVSKGIDAWKDQSYVLWGVSQESLSRTKLPLGHLRKTEIREMAKERGFMDLVNKSESYEICFVPDNDYRGFLKRRMPELESQVMGGNYVMQDGRVVGKHEGYPFYTIGQRKGLGIALGYPVFVTEIRKETNEVVLGIDKDLERDGMYVSKLNLQKYARIEGPLETVTKVRYKHEGTPATILQEGNDRIQVLFHDPVSAIAPGQAAVFYEGDDVVGGGWISKSFRQ; this is translated from the coding sequence ATGAGCAAACACGGACGCATTTTGGTCGCCATGAGCGGCGGCATCGACAGTTCACTGGCATCAGTATTACTCCACGAACAGGGCTATGAGGTCATCGGCATGACCATGAAAACCTGGGACTATGCCGGCAGCGGCGGCTCCAAAAAAGAAACGGGCTGCTGTTCGCTGGATTCCATCAACGACGCCCGCACCATCGCCGTCGAACTGGGCTTTCCCCATTATATATTAGACATCCGAACCGAATTCGGCGATTACGTCATCGACCATTTCACGGGCGAATACCTCGAAGGGCGCACGCCCAACCCCTGCGTGCTCTGCAACACGCACATCAAATGGGATGCGTTGCTGCGTCGCGCCGACCGCCTGGATTGCGAATTTATCGCTACGGGTCACTATGCCAACGTACGTCAGGAAAACGAGCGATTTATTGTTTCCAAAGGCATAGACGCGTGGAAAGACCAAAGCTATGTGCTGTGGGGTGTGTCGCAGGAAAGCCTGTCGCGGACCAAACTTCCGCTGGGGCACCTGCGCAAGACCGAGATCAGAGAAATGGCCAAAGAGCGCGGCTTCATGGATCTGGTCAATAAATCAGAAAGCTACGAGATCTGTTTCGTACCCGACAATGACTACCGGGGTTTCTTAAAACGTCGTATGCCCGAACTCGAAAGTCAGGTCATGGGCGGCAACTACGTCATGCAGGACGGACGCGTGGTGGGCAAGCACGAAGGCTATCCTTTTTACACCATCGGCCAACGCAAAGGCTTAGGCATTGCGCTGGGGTATCCCGTGTTTGTGACCGAGATCCGCAAAGAAACCAACGAAGTAGTGCTGGGCATTGACAAAGACCTCGAACGTGACGGCATGTATGTGAGCAAACTCAATCTTCAAAAATACGCCCGCATCGAAGGGCCGCTGGAAACCGTAACCAAAGTACGTTACAAACACGAAGGCACGCCGGCCACGATCTTACAGGAGGGCAATGACCGCATTCAGGTGCTGTTTCATGACCCTGTCAGCGCCATTGCGCCCGGTCAGGCGGCCGTTTTTTACGAAGGAGACGATGTCGTGGGCGGTGGTTGGATCAGCAAAAGCTTCAGGCAGTAG
- a CDS encoding sensor histidine kinase → MNVFPIEPSMKIQINRVEVITWSVSALLILLLNTNLKTGEIRWDWVIVIILSSFLIGSIQGYLMPRLMQRAADWTVQKMLGVYALCNVVTALTIGSAVMFSMQIIQGGHYSLNAYISSGMIYILMTFAFTSVYMIRAVVDRWRVSLLKEQQLSQALLKAEYDTLKNQVNPHFLFNSLNILSALIPEDPENAVNLVERLSKVFRYNLQNNDRISVDLGTELKIVEAYLFIHKMRFGDNLSYQIEVPKDQWPQQIVTQGLLTLVENAVKHNECSSEKPLKVEVYVGDRGVTVRNNFQPKNKQFLESTGIGLKNLKSRYALLTSRKVEVTGNARFFEVTIPFV, encoded by the coding sequence ATGAATGTTTTCCCCATTGAGCCTTCCATGAAAATTCAGATTAACCGTGTCGAAGTGATTACGTGGTCTGTCAGTGCTCTGCTGATTTTATTGCTCAATACCAATTTAAAAACGGGCGAGATCCGTTGGGATTGGGTCATTGTCATTATTCTGTCTTCTTTTTTGATCGGCAGCATACAGGGTTATCTCATGCCGCGTCTGATGCAGCGGGCCGCCGATTGGACGGTTCAGAAGATGTTGGGGGTCTATGCCCTTTGTAATGTTGTTACGGCCTTGACTATCGGAAGTGCGGTCATGTTTAGTATGCAGATCATACAGGGCGGTCACTATTCGCTGAACGCCTACATTTCAAGTGGTATGATCTATATCCTGATGACGTTTGCTTTTACGTCGGTCTACATGATACGGGCGGTAGTGGACCGCTGGCGAGTGTCTCTCCTGAAAGAACAGCAGCTCAGTCAGGCATTGCTGAAAGCGGAGTACGATACCCTCAAAAACCAGGTAAACCCTCATTTTTTGTTTAATTCATTGAATATTTTGAGCGCTCTGATTCCGGAAGACCCCGAAAATGCCGTTAACTTGGTCGAACGCCTTTCCAAGGTTTTTCGGTACAACCTTCAGAACAATGACAGAATCAGCGTGGACTTGGGCACAGAGCTCAAGATTGTGGAGGCATATCTGTTTATCCACAAAATGCGCTTTGGCGACAATCTGTCGTACCAAATTGAGGTACCCAAGGACCAATGGCCGCAGCAGATTGTCACCCAAGGGCTGTTGACGCTGGTCGAAAATGCCGTAAAGCATAATGAATGTTCGTCCGAAAAACCCTTGAAGGTGGAAGTGTATGTAGGTGACAGAGGGGTGACGGTTCGCAATAATTTTCAGCCAAAAAACAAACAATTCCTTGAATCAACGGGCATCGGTCTCAAAAATCTGAAAAGTAGGTACGCATTGCTGACTTCCCGTAAGGTGGAAGTAACGGGGAATGCCCGTTTTTTTGAAGTGACCATTCCTTTTGTTTGA
- a CDS encoding alginate export family protein, with protein MKKPLHVKCIGAVLLLFALSKTTHAQLSLQGQLRTRTEIRDGAGNLPTTGAKPAAFTSQRTSLIFGYRWDRLTFGVNVRDVRVWGQDAASINNTDGSRLFLHEAWAEIILANSTDTTLKFRAFDNLSLKVGRQELVYDDVRLLGNLDWLQQGRRFDMALLKGMKNGWQIDLGVAFNQNSDAFGRAGTFYTAANAPATVANSKGAFVSIPTDFIPTSGKGGAPLLASPLSTNGQNQMFKSMQMLYVSRKFGQTKFSGLFFKDDFQKYRIDSLGSAANGVVYGRRYDVEGVNSRLTYGAMLTGLIGHASAKLGTIAWQAFGYRQGGRNRDGQHLNAYHYGANILIQKSKLSFGPGYEVLSGNNTVSPDGKDHRFDPLYGTPHKHWGYMDYFYVGTGAPTGGLTNAFFKTKYVANANLYFTFDIHHFALANDMKNGLDAAGGKISRPLGNEFDFILNYNLNPFTNAELGYSYLKGSNSLEYAKLGTMDQTKHHAHWAYLMLTVRPDFLYAKVVK; from the coding sequence ATGAAAAAACCATTACACGTCAAGTGCATTGGCGCGGTTCTTTTACTCTTTGCATTAAGCAAAACTACTCATGCGCAACTTTCGTTGCAGGGCCAACTCCGAACCCGTACCGAAATCAGAGACGGTGCAGGCAACCTCCCCACAACAGGCGCAAAGCCGGCAGCTTTTACCTCTCAGCGCACAAGCCTTATTTTCGGTTATAGATGGGACCGACTGACGTTCGGTGTAAACGTACGGGATGTTCGGGTCTGGGGACAGGACGCCGCTTCGATCAATAATACCGACGGCTCCAGGTTGTTTCTGCACGAAGCCTGGGCCGAGATCATTCTGGCCAACAGCACCGACACTACCCTCAAATTCAGGGCTTTTGACAACCTGTCACTCAAAGTGGGACGTCAGGAATTGGTGTATGACGATGTCCGTTTGCTCGGCAACCTGGATTGGCTCCAACAGGGCCGGCGCTTTGACATGGCCCTGCTCAAAGGGATGAAAAACGGCTGGCAAATCGACCTGGGCGTTGCTTTCAACCAAAATTCCGATGCCTTTGGCCGAGCGGGCACTTTTTATACCGCCGCCAATGCTCCCGCCACGGTGGCCAATTCCAAAGGTGCTTTTGTGAGCATTCCCACAGACTTCATTCCTACTTCAGGCAAAGGCGGCGCACCCTTATTGGCCTCACCACTCAGCACCAACGGCCAAAATCAAATGTTCAAATCCATGCAGATGCTGTACGTCAGCCGCAAGTTTGGCCAAACAAAATTTTCAGGATTGTTCTTTAAAGACGATTTTCAGAAGTATCGTATAGACAGCCTTGGCAGCGCTGCCAACGGCGTAGTGTATGGTCGGCGCTACGACGTGGAGGGCGTCAACAGCCGACTTACCTACGGGGCCATGCTTACGGGGCTGATCGGCCATGCTTCTGCTAAATTAGGTACAATTGCCTGGCAGGCGTTTGGCTACCGACAGGGCGGCAGAAATCGTGACGGGCAACACCTGAACGCCTACCACTACGGAGCCAACATTTTGATTCAAAAAAGTAAACTTTCTTTCGGTCCCGGATATGAAGTGCTTTCGGGCAACAACACCGTTTCTCCCGACGGCAAAGACCATCGTTTTGATCCGCTGTACGGCACCCCCCACAAGCATTGGGGATACATGGATTACTTCTACGTCGGTACGGGCGCTCCCACCGGCGGTTTGACAAACGCCTTTTTCAAGACCAAATACGTTGCCAATGCCAATCTGTACTTTACCTTTGATATTCACCATTTTGCCTTAGCCAACGATATGAAAAACGGGTTGGACGCCGCAGGCGGAAAAATCAGCCGTCCATTGGGCAACGAATTTGACTTTATTCTGAACTATAACCTTAATCCGTTTACCAACGCAGAACTCGGCTACAGTTATCTGAAAGGCTCCAACAGCCTGGAATATGCCAAGTTGGGAACGATGGATCAAACCAAACACCATGCCCACTGGGCGTATTTGATGCTTACTGTTCGTCCCGATTTCCTGTACGCAAAAGTCGTTAAATAA
- a CDS encoding GNAT family N-acetyltransferase: MNDPILQYYLPHQLSPKRLDRYLASGWFRTVNMLFRAKVTCFDNDICAPINIRLKLSEHEHSKRLRKLLIRNEKLFRYEIRRATITREKEDLFHQHQRRFRSFLSNSLEEFLVLTPRFETYEVAVYDDDRLVAVSYFDQGENSLMSLLGLFDPGYSSYSLGIYTMLLEIEYAKSTDRQWYYPGYVHERPSIYDYKLRLGKAEIYDWNTKRWIRHVDPHKQPNWADHIKNRTFALEQALESAGLGFQRKVYLFFGWHYFNTLYEQLFHCPLMLLLPDGRAVAYDVEKDQYICAKLEIYVPFRDIQMTLAPDFDPSLHHVDVMRVVEISHKTSGAAEMSRFVWDTTFPHKEVNWWAKTRLMN; the protein is encoded by the coding sequence ATGAACGACCCTATCCTACAGTATTATTTACCACATCAACTTTCTCCCAAAAGACTGGACCGCTATTTGGCCTCCGGTTGGTTTCGGACGGTAAATATGCTGTTCAGGGCAAAGGTGACCTGTTTTGATAATGACATTTGTGCTCCCATCAACATTCGGTTGAAGTTATCGGAGCATGAACATTCCAAACGTCTTCGTAAGTTACTCATTCGCAATGAAAAACTATTTCGTTACGAAATCCGCAGAGCGACCATCACCCGCGAAAAAGAAGACCTGTTTCATCAGCACCAACGCCGCTTCAGAAGCTTTCTGAGCAATTCCCTCGAAGAATTTTTGGTATTGACCCCTCGTTTTGAGACCTACGAAGTAGCCGTTTATGACGATGACCGACTCGTAGCGGTCAGCTATTTTGATCAGGGCGAAAACAGCCTGATGAGTTTATTGGGACTTTTTGATCCCGGGTACTCTTCTTACAGCCTGGGAATATATACCATGTTGCTCGAAATAGAATATGCCAAATCGACCGACCGCCAATGGTACTATCCCGGATATGTTCACGAACGCCCTTCCATCTATGATTACAAACTTCGACTTGGCAAAGCGGAAATCTACGACTGGAATACCAAGCGTTGGATACGACATGTAGACCCGCACAAACAACCCAACTGGGCGGACCATATCAAGAACCGTACCTTTGCCCTCGAACAGGCACTTGAAAGCGCAGGACTTGGTTTTCAACGTAAAGTCTATCTGTTTTTCGGCTGGCATTATTTCAATACATTGTATGAGCAGCTCTTTCATTGTCCGCTCATGCTGCTTCTACCCGACGGCCGTGCCGTGGCCTACGATGTAGAGAAAGATCAGTACATCTGCGCTAAATTGGAAATCTACGTACCTTTTCGAGATATTCAAATGACGCTTGCCCCCGATTTTGACCCTTCCCTGCACCATGTTGATGTGATGCGGGTGGTTGAAATATCGCACAAAACTTCCGGTGCCGCTGAAATGAGCCGCTTTGTTTGGGATACTACTTTTCCGCACAAGGAAGTGAACTGGTGGGCCAAAACCCGATTAATGAACTAG
- a CDS encoding anthranilate phosphoribosyltransferase, which produces MNDLDFALKYNWNTALAKGIRQVGIGKHGSKPLSSELVEECLLELQGGHANELQKGAFFGALMMKGPTEAELKLEAYIGKHAFTNAVFFLNKLCPDLPQHLFPVGVKLLNGKSLQVSEAHQLGDFLLSDELCETFRGMAVSILRVRYETNDEYQGLHNAVMSTYAPGFQRHVKTKFPIIQLAEPFDGVEHSYMITPLLAYFFQERNYNAVTAIGRSSGPKYTFNSHDLYLYLGSWLLADNHELLEMNPTFGWVLDQKALSPPLDNWVERRRTTIKRPFLATLEKVLNPCGARILVTSVFHITYQMKMAELALMAGFDGVMVLKRGLEGSLAPSTSKASGLLCAVRNSNGHLFFTRLEHDFPAFASFRTETDDEISTPTAETNATLIRKYLHNGRTDYADFDNRVNYAKALYLRGLDWIESQIGY; this is translated from the coding sequence GTGAACGACCTTGATTTCGCCTTAAAATACAATTGGAATACGGCGCTTGCCAAAGGTATCCGGCAGGTGGGTATCGGTAAGCATGGCAGCAAACCGCTCTCTTCAGAGCTGGTCGAAGAATGTTTGCTGGAATTGCAGGGTGGCCACGCCAATGAGTTGCAGAAAGGAGCCTTTTTTGGGGCTTTAATGATGAAAGGTCCTACGGAAGCCGAACTCAAACTGGAAGCGTACATCGGAAAACACGCCTTTACCAACGCCGTCTTTTTCTTAAATAAACTGTGCCCGGATTTGCCTCAGCACTTGTTTCCGGTCGGGGTAAAACTGCTCAACGGAAAATCGCTGCAGGTCTCGGAAGCCCATCAATTAGGCGATTTTCTCCTGTCGGATGAGCTTTGTGAGACATTTCGAGGTATGGCCGTCAGTATTTTACGGGTACGATATGAGACCAACGACGAATACCAGGGCCTGCATAATGCGGTCATGAGTACCTATGCCCCCGGATTTCAGCGGCATGTAAAAACTAAATTTCCAATCATTCAACTGGCCGAGCCTTTCGATGGCGTAGAGCATTCGTACATGATCACGCCGCTGCTGGCGTATTTCTTTCAGGAACGAAACTACAATGCCGTCACGGCTATCGGACGCTCGTCGGGGCCAAAATATACCTTCAACTCCCATGATCTGTACCTTTATCTGGGGAGCTGGCTGCTGGCCGACAATCATGAGTTGTTGGAAATGAACCCAACCTTCGGTTGGGTTCTCGACCAAAAGGCGCTGTCGCCTCCGCTGGATAATTGGGTGGAGCGCCGTCGAACCACCATTAAGCGGCCCTTTTTGGCCACTCTCGAAAAAGTCCTGAATCCCTGCGGGGCCCGTATTTTGGTCACGTCCGTGTTTCACATCACGTACCAGATGAAAATGGCCGAACTGGCCCTTATGGCGGGTTTTGATGGCGTAATGGTGCTCAAACGCGGCCTGGAAGGCAGTCTGGCCCCTTCTACGTCAAAAGCAAGCGGGCTGCTGTGTGCGGTGCGTAACTCCAATGGGCACTTATTCTTCACCCGTCTGGAGCACGACTTTCCGGCGTTTGCGTCTTTTCGTACCGAAACCGATGACGAGATATCGACACCTACGGCAGAAACCAACGCGACGCTCATTCGAAAATACCTGCACAATGGACGTACCGATTACGCCGACTTTGACAACCGTGTCAATTATGCCAAAGCCTTATACCTGCGGGGGTTGGACTGGATCGAAAGCCAAATCGGGTATTAA
- a CDS encoding LytR/AlgR family response regulator transcription factor translates to MKIVILEDEPLAAKRIESLVKSLEPAAEILAKLESVRSAVKWFNEHPQPDLVLMDIQLADGLSFEIFQQAEVSAPIIFTTAYDEYAIRAFKVNSVDYLLKPVEKDELEAALEKWKTPKGAASQDQIGKALDALLSQKTDWKTRFLLRAGARFDIVEVNDVAYLYAEDKVVFLVTKDQKKYYVDETLDELEQKLNPKSFFRINRKYLAQLPAIERIEPHFNGRLKIRLRHRDDDDVYVSREKAEVFKRWLDL, encoded by the coding sequence ATGAAAATCGTAATTCTTGAAGACGAGCCGCTGGCGGCAAAACGCATCGAATCGTTGGTGAAATCGCTGGAGCCGGCGGCTGAAATTCTGGCTAAGCTTGAAAGTGTACGAAGTGCTGTAAAGTGGTTTAATGAACATCCGCAGCCCGATCTGGTATTGATGGATATTCAACTGGCCGACGGGCTTTCGTTTGAGATTTTTCAACAGGCCGAGGTATCGGCACCCATCATTTTTACCACGGCTTATGATGAATATGCCATTCGGGCGTTTAAGGTCAACAGTGTCGATTATTTGCTGAAGCCGGTCGAAAAAGACGAGTTGGAAGCAGCCCTTGAAAAATGGAAAACCCCAAAAGGGGCAGCGTCGCAGGATCAAATCGGGAAAGCATTGGATGCTTTATTGAGTCAAAAAACAGACTGGAAAACGCGTTTTCTGCTCAGGGCGGGTGCTCGTTTTGACATCGTCGAAGTCAACGATGTGGCGTATTTGTACGCTGAAGACAAAGTGGTTTTTTTGGTCACGAAAGACCAAAAGAAGTATTACGTAGACGAGACTCTTGACGAATTGGAGCAAAAACTGAACCCGAAAAGTTTTTTTCGGATCAACCGTAAATACTTGGCTCAATTGCCTGCCATTGAGCGCATTGAGCCTCATTTTAACGGGCGCTTAAAGATAAGGCTTCGCCACCGTGACGACGATGATGTGTACGTAAGTCGTGAAAAGGCTGAGGTATTTAAGCGATGGCTTGATCTGTAA
- a CDS encoding MFS transporter: MTSNTPLSKLSVFRFSGIQMRTFHITWMTFFVCFFGWFGIAPLMPAIRADLGLTKPQVGNTIIAAVSATIFARLIIGKLCDTWGPRKTYTALLIIGSLPVMLVGLAHDYTSFLLFRLAIGVIGASFVITQFHTSAMFAPNIKGTANAVAGGWGNLGGGITQLAMPLIMATIVGFGFVKADAWRLAMVVPGLMMWIMAFVYWKYTKDTPAGNYDEINRMAAAKSSVPFWKACADVRVWALAIAYACCFGMEITFDGVAALYFFDNFHMEETEAGFWAMLFGFMNIFARAVGGIVADKIGQKYGMRGKGIMLASMLLLEGCGILLFAQSGNLTMAIVSMLTFAMFLKMANGGTYAIVPFINPKAVGVISGVVGAGGNVGGMLMGFLFKSQSISYGQAFMYIGGIVAVVGLLLFLVNFGKTVTVEHPDAELQTA; encoded by the coding sequence ATGACTTCCAATACACCTCTTTCCAAGCTCAGCGTCTTCCGTTTCAGCGGTATTCAAATGCGGACGTTCCACATTACGTGGATGACCTTTTTCGTGTGTTTTTTCGGTTGGTTTGGCATTGCGCCGCTTATGCCCGCCATCCGGGCCGATCTGGGCCTCACCAAACCTCAAGTGGGCAACACCATCATTGCCGCCGTTTCGGCCACCATCTTTGCGCGACTTATCATCGGAAAGCTGTGCGACACTTGGGGCCCGCGCAAGACCTACACGGCCTTGTTAATTATTGGCTCTCTGCCCGTCATGCTTGTCGGTCTGGCGCATGATTATACTTCTTTTTTACTGTTTCGGCTGGCCATCGGCGTCATTGGTGCGTCGTTTGTCATTACGCAATTTCATACGTCGGCCATGTTTGCCCCCAACATCAAAGGAACGGCCAATGCCGTTGCGGGCGGATGGGGAAATTTAGGCGGCGGCATTACACAATTGGCCATGCCGCTTATCATGGCGACCATCGTTGGATTTGGCTTTGTCAAAGCCGATGCGTGGCGTTTGGCCATGGTTGTTCCGGGCCTGATGATGTGGATCATGGCGTTTGTGTATTGGAAATACACCAAAGATACCCCCGCCGGCAACTACGACGAGATCAACCGTATGGCCGCCGCCAAATCAAGCGTTCCGTTTTGGAAAGCCTGCGCCGATGTGCGCGTTTGGGCCTTGGCCATCGCGTACGCCTGCTGCTTCGGTATGGAGATTACTTTTGACGGTGTAGCGGCGCTGTATTTCTTCGACAACTTCCACATGGAAGAAACCGAAGCAGGTTTCTGGGCCATGCTGTTTGGGTTCATGAATATTTTTGCCCGCGCCGTGGGCGGTATTGTCGCCGATAAAATAGGGCAAAAGTACGGGATGCGCGGCAAAGGCATTATGCTCGCTTCCATGCTGCTGCTGGAAGGATGCGGCATCTTACTTTTTGCCCAATCGGGCAATCTGACCATGGCCATTGTGTCGATGCTCACCTTTGCCATGTTTTTGAAAATGGCCAACGGCGGCACCTACGCCATTGTTCCGTTCATCAATCCCAAAGCCGTCGGGGTGATCTCGGGAGTGGTGGGCGCCGGCGGCAACGTGGGAGGGATGTTGATGGGCTTTCTGTTCAAATCGCAATCCATTTCCTACGGACAGGCGTTTATGTACATCGGCGGCATCGTCGCGGTGGTTGGATTACTGTTGTTTTTGGTCAATTTCGGTAAAACGGTCACCGTTGAACACCCGGATGCTGAATTACAAACGGCGTAA